The Rhodothermus marinus DSM 4252 DNA segment GGCATCTGCTGACGGACCGTTTCCAGCAGACGATCCCGCAGTTCGACCGCTGAGGTTTCCGGGAAGGTTTTCGTATGTGGCATAACGCAGACCGGTTGTTTCGAGGGTACGCGAAAACGAATGTCTTAAAGTAAGGATGGCAAGAAAGCCATGATCGACAGGAGAACTTGTAACTTACGGACCTTCAGCGCCTGAAACAACCGACTGTATGACCATATTTTGCATACGAGGCGAATTTTTCCGAAAAAGTGGATTGCGGACAGACTTTTCCGGGCGCGCCCGATTCACGAGATATGGTCGTCGGCATCGATAGCCGCCGGTACACCTCCGACCAGGCCACCATCTGGCGATGGCGCTGGGCATTTCAGCACGATTTCGCCGCCCGTATGGACTGGACGATCAAAAGCTTCGAGGAGGCCAACCACAACCCGATCGTGGTGGTGAACGGCCGGGAAGGAAAAGCGCCGCTCTGGATGAAGGCACGGGTGGGGCAGCCGCTTGTGCTGGACGCCACCGGCACGCGCGATCCGGACGGCGATGCGCTGACCTACACCTGGTTCGTGTACCCCGAAGCGCAGACGGGGCGGGCATTTCGACCGGCCGCCCGGCTCGAAGGCGATCGTATCGTGCCGCTTCCGCCGCGGGCCACGCTGATCGGGGAGCATTCGCCCCGCGTGACCGTCATCCCGAATCTTCCCGGCGAGACGCACCTCATCCTGGCCGTCGAGGACGACGGCACGCCAGGCCTGACCGCCTATCGCCGGGTGATTCTGGACGTGCAACCGGAGTAGGCGCCGAATCCTGGTATCATCCACCCCAGGCCATCTTAATGCGAAACCGCACGCGCTCCCAGGGCGGCGCTTCGCAGGCGACGTCGGTGATGACGGCCTTCAGGGGCACGCCCTGATCCAGCATGGTAGCCAGCACGGAATTGTCCACGCGCGGCACATAGCCCAGCTTTACCCCGTCGCCGGTGTACAGTGCGATGGCGCGGTCGTCGTACGGATTGGCCGGCTCGCGACGGAGCACCAGCGGCTGGCCGACCCGGAGTCGGTGCTGCACCCGGGGACCCTGATGGTAGCGGAAGCCCG contains these protein-coding regions:
- a CDS encoding HIRAN domain-containing protein; amino-acid sequence: MFTRRAFLKTLVALGLWPGVTDSGRRARSVVLLETWVAGFRYHQGPRVQHRLRVGQPLVLRREPANPYDDRAIALYTGDGVKLGYVPRVDNSVLATMLDQGVPLKAVITDVACEAPPWERVRFRIKMAWGG